From the Parus major isolate Abel chromosome 1A, Parus_major1.1, whole genome shotgun sequence genome, the window TGCAAGCAATAACTTCAAACATAGGTTTTAGATGTTGAAACTGTCTGGGTAGAATTCCCTGCTACATGATCCAAAGTCCCAAAAACCATGGTAGCTATTTTAAATCATTAGAGACTCTTGCAAAGAAAGAAGGCAGGCTAGATGAAAAACAGGCTGCAGAGTTTCCTGATACCTTGGACTATAACTGCAGTGTTCTCCCATTCCAAGACACAAATGGCCTCACTTTGTCCAGCCTTCTCTGTTGATTTGAGAAACATGTCTAAATGCTGATCAACTGAGTCACGAGTGCGGATGCTGTGGGTTTCACATCTGTTTTCTGCTAATCAGAAGTAACTTTTAATTACTTGGgttctgctttgtgtttcaaTAAGATCAAAGTTGTCTGATGCACGGATTTAGGGGTGGAACAGGTGCTAAAAGCCTGTTCCTTCCTGCAGTCCCATCACCTGACCCTTCCTCCACACTCCTTCTCCACTTGGTGCAAGAACTTGAggacatgaaaacaaagaactCTGCAACTCTCCCAAGCTGCCATCAGTTGTGCGAACCAGTAACCCTCTGGGAGTCACGCTGGACTCCAACTAACTTTATCACATTTGCTGCTACATTCGTAAAATGAACTTTTGGCTGTATTTATTAGAAGATTTTTAATCTAgtttacagatattttttttttgttttgttttcttttgattaGTTTTTGCCCACAGTTGGATTAGAATCATTCGGGTGTTTGGGTTgatgggttttttgttttaatatttttatttggttttgagtGAATTGGTGAAAGCACAGTGGTccctcttctgcttttgttctggatttttttgaaGATGGCATTGCAGGAAAAACCTACAGCCAAGCCAAACTGTGGAAGGCTTCCTCCCACACCTAACTTTCATCTTTTGCTGAAccggggggaaaaaaacattaaagggacacttggtttttttgtttgggcttgttacttgttttgtttttgtttgtttttttcataaaatgaacCAGACGGTTAAAGCATTAGGTAAACAACTGATTAATTAACACTttatgcaattttaattttatagaaattttaaaaaaggttgGTAGACTTTGATTGGTCCAAGCTCTGGTGAAATGGCTGTTACCTTTCATGACTTACTTGATTCAGGcctttgtcctttttttaagtgccttttttttttttaattttgtttccctACCCTCTTTAAGCTTTCCTCAGAGATCCTGAAGTGCTGGGAAGCATTTTGGTGGAAAATCTTAAGCTTGCCAAGATGGCTTTATGCTGttacactatttttttcccttttgtaaagaaaaaaacaaacccaagtgTGTAATGTGTGTAACTTCATAGCTGCTGTACTGTGGCATTGGTTCTGTGTGCTTGTGCATTCTCTCTGACACGCAcacacgtgcacacacacacaagcaatATTCCTGAAACCTGTTCATCCTTCTCCATTCTCCTGGCTCTGTTCAATGCTACTTCAAGGTTGAACGTTTGTGCAAAGATGGCAGTACAATAAAAGAGTGTGTGCATGAGTGTGCATAAAGGTGCATGAGAGAAAGGAAGTGGCTAATGGGAATGAAActtcttgcatttttctctgaaggttttgaatttgtttcttaattAGGTCATGAGTAAAACATTATGGGCCCTGTTTGGCAACCTTATCAATTACTGGACTGCTTCACACAATCACCGAGTCTGAGGCAGAGATGTGTGGCTGACAGCCCAAGGAGCTGGGGcttaaataaagttaaaatagCAGCTTGCAACATATTTGAATTGAGATTGACTGCAAGAATCTTGTGTGCAGCTGGTCATATCTGCTTGATACCAGTTACTGCAAGGATTCTCATACTTACCAAAGTTGACACTTTCCACCATACATCCTATCTAAGAAGGAATTTAGTAAAACCTGCCAAGAGTGCAGCTGCTAATTAAGTTTAAAGCTAGCTATGCTTCACATGCTGCCTAAGTCACTCACCATGACATACTTTTCTAGTTGTACTTCTCAATTTGAGATTTCATTAGTGGTTTCTTCTCTTACTATAGTGAACAGTAAGTTCATGTGTTCTTAGCTGCAGATAAACCCTCATAATAGTATCTGTGCTTGTTTCCTTGTTCTCAGACAGAATTAGATATCTGCAATAGATGATCTAGTGATTTTAACAGCTTTGTGCCAGGATCTATCTAACTTATGATTATTATAAACGTGAATACCTGAAATTAGCAATTCACTTGTGCACCAAGTGCTAAACTTAAGGTAACATGCATATGCATCACCAGACTGTTCTAGTTCTGCGATCTGCTTCCCCAAGGGAAGATCTAATTTTGAGTTGCAATACGAAAaggaagcatttattttacagagTTGGAGGAGTGTTTCATGGGTGGAGAACCAgtgtggaaaacagaaaatacagtacCAAATATGTTCCTGTGGCAGAGAATAACCTAACTCAGTTCTTGGCTTGTCATTGCATGCTTGGGTTAATCTGTTACGTGAATTAGGCCATAATAGGATTTCTCCTACCAATCTTATGGTGCCAGTCAAAGACAGGACTAGTGCTGGTAGCTCAGCCAGTTGGAGTGGTAGTTGAGGGGGCTTCTTAATCTGTCTTAAGTGCATCAGTGAAGTTACTTCAGTGAAGTTTACCACATTCACCAATTACATTGATTAATTCCTTTTGAACATACATGCTCTTCATCCTAGGCTGATCTGTGGGATGAGGAATCTACAGCTGGTGATGATGGCTGACTGTTGCAGTCTTTAACAGATGCAACTGGTGTAAACTCTGTCTACTGTTTAAGAAATCACTGCCAAAATAAGCAGCCAGAAGTATGCTTACCAGGCCACTGGAAAGATAACTGTTGTGTAGGGGAATGCTTTGCTTATAGAAACTTCTGGTGGGGCTTCATCATCCTTTTTCTATGATGCAGTGATCCCTTGCTGCTGTAATAGCCTTTTGGGGCTCTAGaaagccctggtgctgctgtgagtTATGCTGAGAGGTcaacctggcctggaactgGCCCAAAACTGGGGAAGTACAAAGATTCCCTGCAACTGTACTTGCACACTGTTAAGTAAAACTGTGCTAATCTTGTCAGTAGTCAAGGATATAGGCCATTTTTGTAGCCATTTTTGACAGCTGTAGTTCTACCCCAAACACACAATCATGTTTTGTATCTAGAAGTGTATTTTGGTCTCTTCCATTGTTGTCATCTCCTGCTTAAACAATAACCATTAGCTGCTAAGGTTTTCATTATGGTGAACTAATCCCAGCCAAGCAGTGTACATTACGTTTGGCTCCTGTCATGCACAATgctaaaaggattttttttgttacttccTAGCAATGTGCAGATGCATTTTATCAGTAGTCGTATTTGCTACTGTCTATTACCAAGAGAAAAAGAGTGGGAGAGAATCCACCAAAACCAGTCAGGAGATGCCAATATCATAGGCCAAACTGAGCAGTTGCTGAGGCAGACAGAGCTTCAATGAGACCTAGCAGATTTCACCAGAGTGAGGGAAGAAACTTTCTTGTGTTCTCAGCTTTTTCCAGATAAGGCCTTAGTTTGATTAATAGTCACTAATATCAACTATGCAGATAAGTATTTATGTGTTTCAGTGTTACATGCATTCCTTTCCCCAGCTACCCCTAACACATTGAAATTTTACCCAAagaaaatgtagtatttttGAATGTCTGTAGTGCAGAACTTTTTgctaagatgaaaaaaaaaaactgtattttaaaaaagaaaccctttCACTGGTGCAACATGTAGTGTCAAGTGTAATGAAGTTGCTTGAGAGGGAAGTTAAAATCACTTTGTGTGACAGGTTTTAGTCTGAGAGTTTTTTAGAATATTCAGCTCTCACAATTGGATTaagaagctgcagaaatattttttaatgtacagaTTGGATTTGGGAAGGAACTGATGAGACATCCCAGGTTTCTTTCCAGCATCAGAAGTGAATTAAGTTaatttctcactgaaatgaAGTTGCTTCTAAACAAGGGGAGTTACCAgctaaataaaaactaaatcaCAGTCCCCAGGTATTTCTCACTGGTCTTTTAGTCTTGTTGTATGTAACTACAAATAACAATTTAGCTCAGAGATGAGAACTGTAGTGTGTGTTTTATTGCCGGTGATTCCATCATGTAGCAATTAGTACCATGTTCTTGCATAGTTATCAAGATCTGTACTGGAAGTAGAtggagaaattttatttttggactactgttgaaaaaaaaaaaaaagcaacaaaattaaCTACTGCTTTTTACCCCCCAAAAGTCTACTGAGGAGTGCTATATTTTAGCAGTTAAACTAGTATCCTTGTTAATGTGGTTTGTCTCTTGTAGTCTTTTACTGAGAGTTAGAAGCATTTAATGAGTAATCCTTAAAAAGTTCCCATTCTCTAGTTTAAGGTCAGGTGTTTGTAATAAAAGGGCATCTGTGATCATAACTTCTGATGATACAAAATCTCTATGTTCAGAATACttcattggggaaaaaaaaaaaacaagcgTGGGTACAAGTCCCTTTAGGCCAGCCTGATAAAAGAGGGTCAGTGAAGAAGAGTGCCCTGCACAGCTAAAGGCAATGGGGATCATCCCCTCAACAGCACTTAGGCCTCCATGTCCTTTGTTTGGTGTcacttttaatatatatatattttagcaAGTTTGGATATAGCCAGTTTAATTCTACCTAACTCGCTGTGATTCCCCAGACGATGAAGGGCTGAGAAACTGCTTTGCTGCCTTTCAGTGGGGAGCTCAGAACAAAGTTGGAtgagttttttttgtttctaattcgTAACTAATTCGTGTTAAATCACAGCTAGAATTCTTTGCATTCCTTGGCTTCAAACAGAGGAGAGCACAGTTACTATGAGATGGCTAACCTGTTCAAGTTGGTGATTCCTGTGATGCTTTACTCAGCCCAGCATGAATTTGTACAAGGTCACCTTCCTCCTTTTAACACTCGCGCGTTCCGGATCATAGGGGCTTAGCGATGGAGAGAGGATCCCAACATCCTTGTGCTTACCTGATGAGCTCTCCAGGGAAACTGCCCCGTGAAATGCTCCCTTCTTGTGACTACAAGCCTGAACAACCAAATGCAGCTACATTTGGGTGGCAAGCACCACTTTCATTTGGAGTTTTTAGGGAGGTGTGTTCCAGTAACTTCAAGGGATACTGTTTTAAATGTGtggtttctttcctctctccttttaaAACTGGACCTGAACACAAGTTTTGAGTTATTGGggtatgtttttgttttatttgggggtttgtttttttgtttgtttgtttgttggtttcttttttttgtaataatcTCAGGACCTGAAAGATTGTAGCATTTAGTGTGTCTTAAAAATGATGTACTGTACCAGCCATGGATTTTGTAAATACACCTGTCTcccttttttgtattttaattttttaaaagtgtgtaAGGCTCTTTGCCAGAGGAACTGGTGCCTGCTTTATCTCCATCCTGAactgaagcaggaaaaggaagaagctgCTGCCTCAAAAGCCTGCGTCAGTTCCAAATGCGTATATTGTCCTGGTCAGTTTAATGGCTGTTAGTCTTTTGTTAGGTGGGAAGCCAGTTAGTTCCCTCCCTGCACATTCCAGGTTGTGGCTAGCAGAGCCCTGTCAGGGAGGCTAATTTTAACTCTCTTCTGGGTGACTACTTTACATTTTCACTCCTTCCAGGTACTCAGGTTTCCTATCCCTGAGCAATCCAATGCTTTCAGAGGTCAGGACTATTGGCCCTCTGTGACAATAACTGGAGAGCATTTCATTTTATCAGTGCTCTGATCCACACACGGTTATGGGGTTCGTATCCTGTGAACCTTGCAGGTAACGCTGCCTTCACCTGTTCCGGAAGGGACTTgcccttttctgctttcctgaaagGAGCGCAAGCTTTTTTTGGCAGCAGCCTTTGCTCTGGGATCCACCCTTGCCAGCAGACCCCTGTTCTGCAGTAGGAGCCTTACTCAATTTGGCGTagctgttccctgtccctgacTGCGACAGGCTTTTTCATGAGTgtacttttctgtttttttatgtGTCACGTGTCTGTGCTGTATTAAATAAAGAGGAATGTACATATTACCCCTGTGTCTGTGATttctcacaaaaataaaaatgggaaaaggttTCACTTGAAGGGTTGGCCCTCTTCGGGTATTTTGTcggatttttctgctttgaggGTGGGGGCCTCCAACCACCCGGGCAAGAGTAACACTGTGTGCAAGGACCAGCGTTTCGAAACCGCCAAAGGGTCGGTATAGAAGGGAGCGCTTCCCTGTGGGCAGACCGGGCAGTGCCGAGGCGCAGTCCCCCAACGCCTTGGAGCGAGCGcaccccggcccggccccggctccCAGGGGGCCGCGCGGCAGCCGCACCGGGCGGCGCTGCCCAATCACCGGCCTCCAACACACACCATAAAAGGAAATAGGGCGGGGACAGCGGATAAGTAAGCACAGGGACATCTTCTTCTCGCGGCAGCCCCAGTGGCCTAATGGATAAGGCATTGGCCTCCTAAGCCAGGGATTGTGGGTTCGAGTCCCATCTGGGGTGGACTTTTTTGCCCTCGAGCCGCACCACTTCTCCGGGTGCCTGTGAGCCGCCAGCTGCTTCGGGTCTGTGGCTTCTAAGCTGCTTCGTGGGCGTCCCCTTCTGGCTCCCCCGGGACCCGAAACCCGTTTTATGCAAAGAGACCCCAGAAACTCGCGGGCACGCGCCCGCGGCCCAGCTCGATTTCCCGCCGTATGATGCGCCTCTCGGAGGGCTCCCGGTGCTCCGGCTCCGTTACCACAGGCCGGCGACAAAGCATAGAGCCCAGCGCGAGGCGTAGGGCGGCCCCGGCGCCGATGGCAATGGCGGAGGAAGGCGGCAGAGAGTAGGAGGAGGCGATCGTTCGCTCGGCGCTCCACTGCCCGCACTGCCGGGGCGCGAGGGCGAGGCCCGGCGGCGGCGCTCGATTGGCTGGCGGGCCCGCGCGCGGGTGGGAAGATGGCGGCGCTGGGAGCCCCGCTGCGCACCCTGCGCGCGCTCTTGCGCGAGCTGCGCCACGCCGCCGGCCGCTCCTATCGCGACAGTCCCGCCTATCGCCACGTGCTCGCGGCCTTCCGCGCGCACCGGGTACGCGCGGGCTTCCCCTACCCACCCCTGACCGGGCAGCCGCCGGGCCTTGGCGAGGCCTCGGGGCCGCCCTGACCGCCGCTCCCCGCAGGTGACCAGCGAGAAGCTGTGCCGggcccagcaggagctgcacttcCAGGCCGCCACCTACCTGTGCCTGCTCCGCAGCGTCCGGGAACACGAGGCCCTGCACCGCGAGTACCACGGCAGGGGCGAGCGCTCGCCCCAGGAGGTCGCCGGACTGGTGGGCTTCAGACTGCCTCAGCAGCcgggagggaagggctgagaCGGGACTGCCGTGTTCAGTGTTTATTcctcaataaataaatattctagaGCTACTGGAATTGGCTGGGCTCTTCAGCAGGTGCCGTTTGTCAGCTTTAGGTTATGGTGTGAAAGGCATAACTGGAAACAACCAACCCTCTCTCCCTTTATCAGGCCTCCCAGACGCCCGTCTCGTCCTTGTGAATGTGTGTGACGGCGGGCACCCTTCCGCGGGTTGACGGACAGATTGCTTGTGGTGGAAAAACATGTCAGTtttcactgctgagctgcttgtCTAAGAGGTTGCAGGGGTTCGTGGTTCCCCCACGTGATTCTAAAGTGGTAGGTGAGAGAATTTATCCCGtgtttactgaaatattttccagccaTATTCTGTGTATGTGGAATTTCCTACTCTCCCAAGAACAAAGGTCTCTTCTGTGGAGCATCTGTAGATTCTGGCGAGCACTGCAGTAACACAAACTTCTTCCAtcttaaaagataattttggttttttcccatgGCGGTGAGTGAGCAGTAACGATTCAGAGAGATGAATTCTTAATGAGTTACATATTTCTAAGTGTCCCTGAGAAGTAGACTGTGCCACTGCCGGCTTCCTGTGCTGCCCTCACTCACTGAATCTCAGAAAAGCTGAGGGGAACTGACTGTAGCCAGTCACACGAGGCACACAAACAGGACTGCGTTTCCTCACTCATCTCACAAATCCGGAATGGcaagtttctttttataaaataaggTCTTGAGTTGTTGCTGTTCACAGAAGAGTGTTGAATTGTATGCAAGACACGTAAGAAATCTATAACAAGAATGACTTTCAATGGCTAAAAATGTGAGGTTTCCCTGGGTAGAAGCTTGAAGCAACTCTAAGAAAAGAGTatgtttgttggggttttttttactgctgggggaaaaaagtgttctGTCAGAAAAGTGTTGCAAATAGAATTAGTTTGTCTAAGTCTACTTCTTCCTTCCCCTGTATTTAAAACTTGGAGATGGTTTAATCCCCTGCTTAGGTAAGAGAAGATGTGAACTACAAGTTTTAGGGTTCTGTTGACCAAAATTCCAATTTGCAAGTCTTACAGTGTCTCACTAATTaaacagtgatttatttttttttaaaaaaaagtgttgctATAGCAGGTGGGAAAGTATCAACCTATTTTCAGCTCAGTAGATCAGAGTTGTGAGATGTCACCACACACTGAAAATGGCTGTGACACACTGCTTGTTCTGGGTTATTTAATGAAAGATGCTGCATTCTATAGTATATTGCttgagaaggggaaaaaaaataagagaagaaaaaaatgataatttGGCCAGACAGATGCTCTTTAAAGAGTAGAAGGAACTAAAGTGTGTACAGTGTTGATGTAAATAGTCACTAAAATTCCTCAATTTCCCCTAAGCATACCAAGTTACTGAACAGACAGTtctaataaatataatattg encodes:
- the FMC1 gene encoding protein FMC1 homolog, producing the protein MAALGAPLRTLRALLRELRHAAGRSYRDSPAYRHVLAAFRAHRVTSEKLCRAQQELHFQAATYLCLLRSVREHEALHREYHGRGERSPQEVAGLVGFRLPQQPGGKG